The genome window GGTTTTTGTAATAATTTGAAAGCGAGCTCTTTACGAGAATACCGCCTACGCCCTGCATCAAGGATCCGATATCAAAAATTCATTGTCCCAATATGTACAATAAAGTCAATGACGGACTCCCGAATATCAATCGAAATGTGATATTTTTCGTCAAAAATGCCCCCCCGAAGGAAGCAAGAATAATAGTAAAGCAGACTTAAACTATCGTTATTCTCATTCTTATCAAAAAATAACGCATGTGTTCTTTCTTTTCATGCGATTCCGTGCTCGAGATGTAATAGTTTCCTGAACGGCATTATAAATGCTGATCGGGACAATCGCGACATGAGTGCCTTTCATGAGGCGTCCGTCCCATCTCAAGAAGCCAGCGTATATCGGGTTTTTCAGAATTCTGCTAATTGACCAGACCGTCCATTTTTTCCCCCGTCGGGTAGAAATTTCGTTTTTGTTTAGCCTCCATGCGATATCCTTCATTCTTTCACCACGAAGATAGCTTTGAAAGATATCAAGCACTATTCCAGCTTCTTCATCAACAACCAATAGCTGCCCATTTTCATACTTATAGCCAAAAGGAGGATAGAATCCCAATATTCCCGTTCCTGATTCTGCCTTTTGAGCCATTCCCATATATGTTCTTTCGCCGATTTGTTCGCTCTCCAGCTGTGCAATTCTCTGTATAATATCTACAACAAATCTACCAATCGCATTTGAGGTATCGAAGGATTCCTGCATGCTTGCAAATTTCTTACCCCATTTTTCGAGCGTCTCCATCATTATCATGAAATTCTTGCTATTTCTGTGTATTCTGTCCATTTTCATGACCAGAATAACGTCCCATTTGTCTCTTTCTTCGAGCATTTTCTGGTATTCCGGACGTCTAGTATTTCTGCCACTGTGTCCATCATCACAGTAGATGCCTGAGACTTCCCATCCCTGTGCTTCACAGTAGGCAATCAGTCTTTCCTTTTGGGCATCAAGCGAAAATCCTTCTTTTGCCTGTTCTTCAGTAGAAACTCTGATATAAATCGCAGCTCTAGTCAATCGCAGTTCCCACCCTGATTCAGACTATTATTAAAGGAATTTATAGTACCTGAGCACCTTTGCCGACTCTTTCGTAATTCCTGGATGAAATTAAACTCATCAATCGATATCACGGGTTCGTGATGGGCCTTAATCATCAGCTTATCCCACTTGATGTAACCACAGTATAGCGGATTTGAAAGGATTTTCCAAACAGTTCCTTTTTTCCAATTGCGCCCTTTTTTAGAAGGAATATTCAATTCATTCAATTTGTTGGCGATGTCCTCAAGGCTGAAACCGATCTTGTACCAATGGTAAATCTTTTTTATGATCTCAAGTTCCGTCTCAATCGCAATGAGCCCACCATTTTGGTACCTATATCCATACGGTTCTCCAGAACCCAGATAGCCTTTTCCATTTCTTGCTTTTTGTAACATTCCTACCTTAACCCGCTCACCGATTTGTTCGCTTTCAAGCTGAGCTATTCTTTGAATAATATCCATTACAAAGCGCCCTATAGCGCTCGTCGTGTCGAAAGATTCCTGCATTGAATTGAATTCTTTTCCCCATCTATTCAGATCTTCCATCATTGCAGTAAAATTCTTGCTGTTCCGATGAATTCTGTCCATTTTCAAAACTACAACGACGTCCCAATTATCCTTTTCCTGCATCATTTTTTGATAGGCTGGACGTCTTGTGTCACGACCGCTATAGCCGCTGTCGATATACTCGCCAACAACGACCCATCCACGAGCCTTGCAGTAGGAATGAAGTCTCTTAAGTTGAGCGGGAATGCTAAATCCCTCCTTGGCCTGATCCTCCGTAGAAACTCTTGCATAAAGCGCGGCTCTCGTTTCCCATCCCTTCCCGTTGTGGCTACTTGGATATCCATTATCTTAATTTACTAACCATCTGACGATTGTCAGACAATATACTATCCGAATTCTATAAATAATTGTCGCATTTTCATACGCTTCATTTTCGCAAAATAGGCTAATATTTTACATGATAACGTAACAGATTTTTATATTAATTATAGAGTCGTTAAATCGAATTAAATATCAAACAATAAGTTCTAGATTTTGTGGACGAGAGGGATATTCAAATAAGAATTGAAAAATTGCGCAGTGAATTCGGCAATCTTCTTGATGATGAGGCGCTCAGGAAATTAGTAATGGATGAATTGGGCCTTTTAGTGACAAACCTTAGGACTATTTCGGAATTGAATGACAGAGAGGAGGCATCTATTGTTGCGGAGATATCGAGGATATATGAAATTAAAGAGTTTAAGAAGCCAGATGGAGCGATTGGCAAAGTACGATCCGTGTTGGTTCACGATGAAACAGGTAGATGTCGTCTTGTGCTTTGGGACAAGGATGTAGAGTTACCAGATAAGATGAATTGGCAGGAAGGTGTGAAATTGAGATTGACAAATTGCTATGTGAAATTTTCAGAATACGGTATCGACGTAATTCTAGGAAGAAAAGGAAGAGTAGAGGTACTTGATTCGGAAGGATATTAAATTTTATTGCTTATTATGCTAAATATGCATTTTTTTAAGAGGTATTTAAAAATGCAGCGCCATCTCATAGAATTATCATTATCTTCAATGTCGATACATATCAAGTTTAAATGTACCCCATTTTACAAGAAAAAGGTGAAGAAAAAGTTTGAAAAGATCTCGCGATTTTCCTATTTTTTTCTTATAAATAGAAGTATAGCAGCTACGACGACAACACCAATTACTAATGCGATGATGAGTATCATTGCCCAGCCGCCAAGACCATCGAGTCCTGTTTTGCCTGTTGCCTCATCTGAAATTGCAGATTGATACTGGGAAATTTCCCCCAATTTTTCATCTGCCGTATCTGGATCCACTGCTAGGGGCTCGAATTCAATATCTCCTATCATGCCTGATGGTATCTCAGAAGGCAAATCAATGGCATCGAATCCAAACTCCGTACCAGCCAGAAACTTCCTTTCAGCAGAATAGTAAATATATTGTGCACCATTGTCTACCTGTATAATGTACACTTGGATTTGACCCGCGTCACTTGTTGAAAGCCCCACTTTGCCAATGCACTTTAGATCTATGTTCACTGTCTTTTCAACAGGTTCGATTACTCCATCATGAACACTGAGATCCCCTTCAGAAATTTGAAGTTCATCGAATTCGATTGGGAAGTGGCTTATGCCTGTTTTCTCTATGAATTCTTCGGTAAAGATCTGTTCTTCGGCATCTTCAGGTAGACCATTGATATCTATTAATCCTTCAATTGTTCCAGATATTGTCGCTGTGGAGTCGACAGTCCACGAATCTCCGACGTCAAATGGAAATTCGAAAATGTCCAAATGTGGATCGAATTCGATTTCTAGATCTGAATTCATATCAAATCGCAACGCCACATTGTAATTACTGTAATTTATCGTCACTTCACGAAGAGGAAAGGTTTTTTCCTCAACATTGACGGAAGGGATATTAGTCGCATCAAAGTTGACTATCGAACTGCTCCTTAGCTCCCAGTCAATACGTTCGACTGCCATCGTACTCTTTTCAAGATAGAGGTATCCTTCTGAATAAATGGCAAAATCCTCATCGAAGTCGATGCTAATGGTTTTCATTTCTTTCGTCGCTCCTAGAAAACCAGAAGCAAACCAAGTAAACACGTCGCTGTATATCTGATAAGTACCTTCTTCAGGTAGCTCAGCGCGTATTTCGACAGAGATATCCGAGGCAACCTTCGCACCGACTTTTGCTTGTAGCACGTACTCCGTATCGGTTACTTCGGTGACCTCCCAGTATGAGTAGAACATAGCTTCACTGATGACGGAAAATTCCGTCAATGTAGCGTTTGCTGTATTTAGTATTGGCTCAAGTTTTGATTCTACTTCGCTCAGATCAGGTAGGTAGGCTATTTCCGAACCGATCGCCCATTTATCTCCTTCTTCCCACACTGGTGCTTCAGCTTCTTGGGCATTAACAGAGTAAGATGCCGGAAGAGCCAAAAAACTCACAACAACTAGAGCGGAAAGGATTGAGATTGAATAATACCGCATCAAGGGACCTCCTCTTTTGAATTACATTCTCAGGATGATATTAGAAAATTTCGAATTTATTATGAGTAATAAGATTAAAAAAAAGAATACGGAATGGCTCCGCTTCACATCATTCCTGGCCCCATTCCGCAGCCTGGCATTTCTCCACCGGGACCTCCGGGTCCGCCCTCCTGAGGTGTAGTTCTTTTCGCTGCAATAACATCATCTATTCTCAAAATCATGCTTGCCACTTCAGCTGATGCCTTAATAGCCTGGGTTTTCACTCTCAGAGGTTCGATCACATTTTGATCCAACATGTTTACCGGCTCGATGCTCTCCATACCTACACCAAAGAATCTCCCATTAGATTTGTTGCCTTTGTGAACACTTTTCAATTTCAGCACAACATCAATTGCATCTTGCCCGGCGTTTTCCGCAAGCACCCATGGAATGACCTCAAGTGCCTCGGCAAATGCCTCGATTGCCAATTGCTCTCGACCACCAACTGATGATGCGTAATTTGCTAGATGCAGAGCCATTTCTATCTCAGGGGCTCCACCACCAGCAACGGCTTTTCCGTCTTCTAGTGTAATTCCAATGACGCGCAATGCGTCGTGGAGCGATCTTTCTACTTCATCGATCACATGTTCGGTGCCACCTCGTATAATGATTGACACGGATTTTGCATTTTTGCAGCCAGTAACAAATGTCATATCTTCTTCTCCGACTTTCTTCTGCTCTACAAGTTCAGCCTTTCCGAGATCCGTCGGTTCCAACTGATCCAAGTTCCCAACGATGTTTGCGCCAGTAGCCTTTGCGAGTTTATCCATGTCTG of Methanomassiliicoccales archaeon contains these proteins:
- a CDS encoding recombinase family protein gives rise to the protein MPAQLKRLHSYCKARGWVVVGEYIDSGYSGRDTRRPAYQKMMQEKDNWDVVVVLKMDRIHRNSKNFTAMMEDLNRWGKEFNSMQESFDTTSAIGRFVMDIIQRIAQLESEQIGERVKVGMLQKARNGKGYLGSGEPYGYRYQNGGLIAIETELEIIKKIYHWYKIGFSLEDIANKLNELNIPSKKGRNWKKGTVWKILSNPLYCGYIKWDKLMIKAHHEPVISIDEFNFIQELRKSRQRCSGTINSFNNSLNQGGNCD
- a CDS encoding recombinase family protein; this translates as MTRAAIYIRVSTEEQAKEGFSLDAQKERLIAYCEAQGWEVSGIYCDDGHSGRNTRRPEYQKMLEERDKWDVILVMKMDRIHRNSKNFMIMMETLEKWGKKFASMQESFDTSNAIGRFVVDIIQRIAQLESEQIGERTYMGMAQKAESGTGILGFYPPFGYKYENGQLLVVDEEAGIVLDIFQSYLRGERMKDIAWRLNKNEISTRRGKKWTVWSISRILKNPIYAGFLRWDGRLMKGTHVAIVPISIYNAVQETITSRARNRMKRKNTCVIF